The Corallococcus silvisoli genome contains a region encoding:
- a CDS encoding alpha/beta fold hydrolase, with protein MSTFRALKALLLAAGLASSSGCVRSYASAPPLAFQDLDYASPGATTPWPVKRMALPNTAATYGMTRVPEMAYVELPAAPGARTVVLIHGLGSYLKFWRSQLDTLSRAGYHVVAVDLPGYGKSDKPGSFPYTMEAMADAVRELTQGLGVEHPILVGHSMGGQTALSYAIRYPDEPEALVLVSPAGFEQFSPKEKAWFSRVMSTEFIKSAPEYGIWGSVRQANFQNWRPELEWLIEERVRLAKSPEFDAYAYANVRSVRGLANDDFVRDNLHRITAPTVIIFGEADRLIPNPFMHGGFPRDIFEYGHSRIAGSKLVELKGCGHTVQLDCPAPFNAALEAFLGSVPASGSAAP; from the coding sequence ATGAGCACCTTCCGCGCCCTCAAGGCCCTGCTGCTCGCGGCGGGGCTCGCCTCCTCCTCTGGCTGTGTCCGCTCGTACGCCAGCGCGCCGCCGCTGGCGTTCCAGGACCTGGACTACGCCTCGCCCGGGGCGACGACGCCCTGGCCGGTGAAGCGCATGGCCCTGCCGAACACGGCCGCCACCTACGGCATGACGCGCGTGCCGGAGATGGCCTACGTGGAGCTGCCCGCCGCGCCGGGTGCGCGCACGGTGGTGCTCATCCACGGGCTGGGCAGCTACCTGAAGTTCTGGCGCTCGCAGCTCGACACGCTCAGCCGCGCTGGCTACCACGTCGTCGCGGTGGACCTGCCGGGGTACGGCAAGTCCGACAAGCCCGGCTCCTTCCCGTACACCATGGAGGCCATGGCGGACGCGGTGCGCGAGCTGACGCAGGGCCTGGGCGTCGAGCACCCCATCCTGGTGGGCCACTCCATGGGCGGGCAGACGGCGCTGTCGTACGCCATCCGCTACCCGGACGAGCCCGAGGCCCTGGTGCTGGTGTCGCCCGCGGGCTTCGAGCAGTTCTCCCCGAAGGAGAAGGCGTGGTTCTCGCGGGTGATGAGCACGGAGTTCATCAAGTCCGCGCCCGAATACGGCATCTGGGGCAGCGTGCGGCAGGCCAACTTCCAGAACTGGCGGCCGGAGCTGGAGTGGCTCATCGAGGAGCGCGTGCGGCTGGCGAAGTCGCCCGAGTTCGACGCGTATGCCTATGCCAACGTGCGCTCGGTGAGGGGGCTCGCGAACGATGACTTCGTGCGCGACAACCTCCACCGCATCACGGCGCCCACGGTCATCATCTTCGGGGAGGCGGACCGCTTGATTCCCAACCCGTTCATGCACGGCGGCTTCCCCCGGGACATCTTCGAGTACGGCCACTCGCGCATCGCGGGCTCGAAGCTCGTGGAGCTGAAGGGGTGTGGCCACACCGTGCAGCTCGACTGTCCGGCGCCCTTCAACGCCGCGCTGGAGGCGTTTCTTGGGAGCGTGCCGGCCTCCGGGTCCGCCGCGCCCTAG
- a CDS encoding ferritin-like domain-containing protein, whose translation MTEGLGQVLLVIILLGPGLFLWGVLVAARKPRDGGSKWIGGVMMFLSASFMGFLYWAYNLIFSSSYAKGRVLRLRGRARVARRALGEGWVDGVVPEVAGLTPWQRTVLGEAWRYSASLEHASVPAFAKLSLKLTALGAPSELIEACHLAALDEVRHARRCFALARAYAGLPWTAGAIPELGQQRPQPPSPEAGDDWARLVRGSLLDGCLGEGVASRVASEGASRASDPVVRETLSVIAEDEARHAELAWDVIAFALERGGGKAKQALRQSLEALEAQRTPALPRIPGVDEGFLARNGVLPQAELGQLMEECIQRTRTRAAALVGTSVRLAS comes from the coding sequence ATGACCGAGGGGCTCGGGCAGGTCCTCCTGGTGATCATCCTCTTGGGGCCCGGGCTCTTCCTGTGGGGAGTCCTCGTCGCCGCGAGGAAGCCGCGCGATGGGGGCTCCAAGTGGATCGGGGGCGTGATGATGTTCCTGAGCGCCTCGTTCATGGGGTTCTTGTACTGGGCGTACAACCTGATCTTCAGCTCAAGCTATGCGAAGGGACGGGTGCTGCGGCTGAGGGGGCGGGCTCGCGTGGCCCGTCGCGCCCTGGGGGAAGGCTGGGTGGACGGCGTGGTTCCGGAGGTCGCGGGGCTCACGCCCTGGCAGCGGACGGTGCTGGGCGAGGCGTGGAGGTACTCCGCGAGCCTGGAGCACGCGTCGGTTCCGGCCTTCGCGAAGCTGTCGCTCAAGCTCACCGCGCTGGGCGCCCCCTCGGAGCTGATCGAGGCGTGTCACCTGGCGGCCCTGGACGAGGTCCGCCACGCCAGGAGGTGCTTCGCGCTGGCCCGGGCCTACGCGGGGCTGCCCTGGACCGCGGGGGCGATTCCAGAGCTGGGCCAGCAGCGCCCCCAGCCACCGAGCCCCGAGGCCGGTGACGACTGGGCCCGGCTGGTGCGCGGCTCGTTGCTGGATGGGTGCCTGGGGGAAGGGGTGGCCTCCAGGGTCGCGAGTGAAGGGGCGAGCCGGGCCAGCGACCCTGTCGTGCGCGAGACCCTGTCGGTCATCGCCGAGGACGAGGCACGGCACGCGGAGCTGGCCTGGGACGTCATCGCCTTCGCCCTGGAACGGGGCGGGGGCAAGGCGAAGCAGGCCCTGCGTCAGTCCTTGGAAGCGCTGGAGGCGCAGCGGACGCCCGCGCTCCCACGCATCCCAGGAGTCGACGAGGGATTCCTCGCGCGAAACGGCGTGCTGCCCCAGGCGGAGCTGGGGCAGCTGATGGAGGAGTGCATCCAGCGGACGCGGACCCGGGCAGCGGCGTTGGTGGGAACGTCCGTCCGCCTGGCGAGCTGA
- a CDS encoding serine hydrolase produces the protein MRRPVSHIALAAVLFGSGGTALAAEGAKKPATQWVSSPAQTARVARVEAGLAPVVIEGEKPQRLTIQQWMALYQIPGLSIAVFDKNAIVWAKTYGVKDAGGSEPVTLETLFQAGSISKPVTAMAALHFVEAGKWSLDENINDKLRSWKLPENDFTKEQKVTLRKLLSHSGGTTVHGFPGYAVDAPMPTLVQVLDGVAPANTSPVRVDIVPGTQTRYSGGGTSIVQLMMVDQLQKPFPQIMSEAVLKPLGMTQSSFEQPPAPDRAARTASGTYSNGKSVAGRWHVYPEMAAAGLWTTPSDLARVAIEVAKAKAGKSTRVLSQSMAKQMLSQQSERFGLGFQLIPGADGFGHGGADEGFQASLTSFSDTGAGVVVMANSDNGFLLFDRIIASVASEYAWATFKPTPESPVAHVDMLTRVKGVDAALAWYTAKHGEGLTGLESGQLNQLGYQLMRGGQGADAVRVFEANVKLFPTDANVYDSLGEAQLQAGLKEAAIANYKKSLALNAGNTNAVKVLEKLGVPTGK, from the coding sequence ATGCGTCGTCCTGTGTCCCACATCGCCCTCGCGGCCGTCCTGTTCGGCTCGGGAGGGACTGCCCTCGCCGCGGAGGGGGCGAAGAAGCCCGCCACGCAGTGGGTGTCCAGCCCCGCCCAGACGGCCCGTGTGGCGCGAGTCGAGGCGGGATTGGCCCCCGTGGTCATCGAAGGCGAGAAACCCCAGCGCCTGACGATCCAACAGTGGATGGCGCTGTACCAGATTCCCGGGCTGAGCATCGCCGTCTTCGACAAGAACGCCATCGTCTGGGCCAAGACCTATGGCGTGAAGGACGCTGGCGGCTCGGAGCCCGTCACCCTGGAGACGCTCTTCCAGGCGGGCTCCATCAGCAAGCCGGTGACGGCCATGGCGGCGCTGCACTTCGTCGAGGCAGGCAAGTGGTCGCTCGACGAGAACATCAACGACAAGTTGCGCTCGTGGAAGCTCCCGGAGAACGACTTCACGAAGGAGCAGAAGGTCACCCTTCGCAAGCTGCTCAGTCACAGCGGGGGGACGACGGTGCACGGCTTCCCCGGGTACGCGGTGGACGCGCCCATGCCCACGCTGGTGCAGGTGTTGGATGGCGTGGCACCCGCGAACACCTCCCCGGTGCGCGTCGACATCGTCCCCGGCACGCAGACGCGTTACAGCGGCGGCGGCACGTCCATCGTCCAGTTGATGATGGTGGATCAGCTCCAGAAGCCGTTCCCCCAGATCATGAGCGAGGCGGTGCTGAAGCCGCTCGGCATGACGCAGAGCTCCTTCGAGCAGCCCCCGGCTCCGGACCGTGCCGCCCGGACGGCGAGCGGGACGTACTCCAACGGGAAGAGCGTCGCGGGCCGCTGGCACGTGTACCCGGAGATGGCCGCGGCCGGACTGTGGACCACGCCGTCCGACCTGGCGCGGGTCGCCATCGAGGTGGCCAAGGCGAAGGCAGGGAAGTCCACGCGCGTGCTGTCCCAGTCGATGGCGAAGCAGATGCTCTCGCAGCAGTCGGAGCGGTTCGGGCTGGGCTTCCAGCTCATCCCCGGCGCCGACGGCTTCGGTCACGGAGGCGCGGACGAGGGCTTCCAGGCCTCGCTGACGTCCTTCAGTGACACGGGGGCCGGAGTTGTCGTCATGGCCAACTCCGACAACGGGTTCCTGCTCTTCGACCGCATCATCGCCAGCGTGGCCTCTGAATATGCCTGGGCCACGTTCAAGCCCACGCCCGAGTCGCCGGTCGCCCATGTGGACATGCTCACGCGGGTCAAGGGCGTCGACGCCGCGCTTGCCTGGTACACCGCGAAGCACGGTGAGGGCCTGACGGGCCTGGAGTCGGGGCAGCTGAACCAACTTGGCTATCAGTTGATGAGGGGCGGACAGGGCGCGGACGCGGTGCGGGTGTTCGAAGCGAACGTGAAGCTCTTCCCGACGGACGCGAACGTCTACGACAGCCTGGGGGAGGCTCAGCTCCAGGCCGGCCTGAAGGAAGCGGCCATCGCGAACTACAAGAAGTCGCTCGCGCTCAACGCGGGGAATACCAATGCCGTGAAGGTCCTCGAGAAGCTCGGAGTGCCCACGGGGAAGTGA
- a CDS encoding PKD domain-containing protein: MPKSNELSSCLLPARHVWPALVALALASFAPTAQAASAIYGGGPFYSGGTAVMDDLRGSGFTTVILWSFHIEDNGDLVYNDIPVVKNGAYIGDSAWPARLATLKTAPTSVNRIEVSIGAWSVPDFERMARLVNGTAAGCGSTLVCGTGSTSILYRNFQALKTATGAAAVNFDDESAYDLAPTTQFGQMLSGLGFKITFAPYTNQGFWRSLKDNLGSAVDGIYLQVYDGGAGNNPATWNTAMGMTVAPGLWSRHGTGCGSGDSPATVQSKMSNWKSTAGIGGGFIWLYDDIQKCGAQGTAAQYAAAINTAVSGNTPPVANFGVTVSGLTAIFSDASSDSDGSIASRSWTFGDGGGSTATNPSHVYASAGDYSVSLTVTDNGGANNTKTQVVSVGVGNINLALNKPATGSSACNSSETPAKAVNGSVSGGTTDKFCSLTSPSWLQVDLGSAQTVSSFVVKHAGAGGESSTWNTRAFTIQTSSNGTTWSTPVTVTNNTADSSTHSISATSARYIKLNVATPTQTTDPATRIYEFEVR; this comes from the coding sequence ATGCCGAAGTCGAACGAACTCTCGTCCTGCCTCCTTCCCGCCCGCCACGTCTGGCCGGCGCTCGTTGCTCTCGCCCTGGCCTCTTTCGCGCCGACGGCCCAAGCCGCTTCGGCGATCTACGGCGGCGGCCCGTTCTATTCCGGCGGCACCGCGGTGATGGACGACCTGCGCGGCTCGGGCTTCACCACCGTGATCCTCTGGAGCTTCCACATCGAGGACAACGGCGACCTCGTCTACAACGACATCCCGGTGGTCAAGAACGGCGCCTATATCGGTGACTCGGCCTGGCCGGCGCGGCTGGCCACGCTCAAGACCGCGCCGACCTCGGTCAATCGCATCGAAGTGTCGATTGGCGCCTGGAGCGTCCCGGATTTCGAGCGCATGGCCAGGCTGGTCAACGGCACCGCCGCTGGCTGCGGCAGCACGCTCGTCTGTGGCACCGGCAGCACCAGCATCCTGTACCGCAACTTCCAGGCGCTGAAGACCGCCACGGGCGCCGCCGCGGTCAACTTCGACGACGAGAGCGCCTACGACCTCGCGCCGACCACCCAGTTCGGGCAGATGCTGAGCGGCCTGGGCTTCAAGATCACCTTCGCGCCCTACACCAACCAGGGCTTCTGGCGGTCTCTCAAGGACAACCTCGGCAGCGCGGTCGATGGCATCTACCTTCAGGTGTACGACGGCGGCGCCGGAAACAATCCGGCGACCTGGAACACCGCGATGGGCATGACCGTCGCCCCGGGCCTCTGGTCGCGCCATGGCACCGGTTGCGGCAGCGGCGACAGCCCGGCCACCGTGCAGAGCAAGATGAGCAACTGGAAGAGCACCGCCGGCATCGGCGGCGGCTTCATCTGGCTGTATGACGACATCCAGAAGTGCGGGGCGCAGGGCACGGCCGCGCAGTACGCGGCGGCGATCAACACCGCGGTCAGCGGCAATACCCCGCCGGTGGCCAACTTCGGCGTCACCGTGAGCGGACTGACCGCGATCTTCAGCGACGCCTCCAGCGACAGCGACGGAAGCATCGCCTCCCGAAGCTGGACCTTCGGAGACGGCGGTGGCTCGACCGCGACCAACCCCAGCCATGTCTATGCCAGCGCCGGTGACTACAGCGTCAGCCTGACCGTGACCGACAACGGCGGCGCCAACAACACCAAGACCCAGGTCGTCTCGGTTGGCGTCGGCAATATCAACCTGGCGCTCAACAAGCCGGCGACCGGCTCCAGCGCCTGCAACAGCAGCGAGACACCGGCCAAGGCGGTCAACGGGAGCGTCTCCGGTGGCACCACCGACAAGTTCTGCTCGTTGACCTCTCCTTCCTGGCTGCAGGTGGATCTCGGGTCGGCGCAGACCGTCAGCAGCTTCGTCGTCAAGCATGCCGGCGCGGGGGGCGAATCGAGCACCTGGAACACCCGGGCATTCACCATCCAGACCTCCAGCAACGGCACGACCTGGAGCACGCCGGTGACGGTGACGAACAACACCGCCGACAGCTCGACCCATTCGATCAGCGCCACCTCCGCGCGCTACATCAAGCTCAACGTGGCCACCCCGACCCAGACCACCGACCCGGCGACGCGCATCTACGAATTCGAGGTGCGCTGA
- a CDS encoding OsmC family protein: MTNASDSVLLAAATVEGGEGLTQHVRTGRHQFIADEPVARGGADLGPAPYQLLMGSLGSCTAITLKMYAEKKKWDLGRLVVRLKLIREPAGERVERVLDCADTVTPEQRARLLEIAAKTPVTLTLSRALHIDTRFASTEPPDSTGPTQG, translated from the coding sequence ATGACCAACGCCTCCGATAGCGTCCTGCTCGCCGCCGCCACGGTGGAGGGCGGCGAAGGACTCACCCAGCACGTCCGCACCGGACGCCACCAGTTCATCGCGGATGAGCCCGTGGCACGCGGTGGCGCGGACCTTGGCCCCGCGCCGTATCAGCTCCTGATGGGCTCGCTCGGCTCCTGCACGGCCATCACGCTCAAGATGTACGCGGAGAAGAAGAAGTGGGACCTGGGCAGGCTCGTCGTGCGCCTCAAGCTGATTCGCGAGCCCGCGGGTGAGCGCGTCGAGCGGGTCCTCGACTGCGCGGACACGGTGACACCGGAGCAGCGGGCGCGGCTGCTCGAAATCGCCGCGAAGACGCCCGTCACGCTGACGCTGTCCCGCGCGCTGCATATCGACACGCGCTTCGCGTCCACGGAGCCGCCGGACTCCACCGGCCCCACCCAGGGGTAG
- a CDS encoding tetratricopeptide repeat protein, with translation MRRGITGLALIAVYLISYQYFARGGANPRVSMSPQVVIPLLVAVFLTLFAFFFWRIRRWGAAYHQGVSFFGAGDEREAAHRFEEAARRSTQGTQRAVSVALLGQCMLALGDAPRALELFGSAERSHQVRRSVPALYRWMPNLIAMAYFVQGDGGAARAWLEEGRKRANGLPPTYALLPEVGLLCREGRHAAAVAELESRTAEADMLVGRDARRLKLLRAFALDSLDPATHAAAIDAALSTTQPTRPDDFDMLSAHWPELRAFMERKGIPGTRAA, from the coding sequence TTGCGCAGAGGCATCACGGGACTGGCGCTCATCGCCGTCTACCTCATCTCCTATCAATACTTCGCCCGAGGGGGCGCGAATCCCAGGGTGAGCATGTCCCCGCAGGTCGTGATCCCGCTCCTGGTCGCGGTGTTCCTGACGCTGTTCGCCTTCTTCTTCTGGCGGATCCGCAGATGGGGGGCCGCCTATCATCAGGGGGTTTCCTTCTTCGGAGCAGGTGACGAACGAGAAGCGGCGCACCGCTTCGAGGAAGCCGCACGCCGCAGCACGCAGGGGACGCAGCGAGCCGTGTCGGTCGCCTTGCTCGGCCAGTGCATGCTGGCGCTGGGGGATGCTCCGCGAGCGCTCGAGCTCTTCGGTTCGGCGGAGCGCTCCCACCAGGTGCGCAGGTCCGTGCCGGCGTTGTACCGGTGGATGCCCAACTTGATCGCCATGGCCTACTTCGTCCAAGGAGACGGCGGCGCCGCGCGCGCATGGCTGGAGGAGGGGCGCAAGCGGGCCAACGGCCTCCCTCCCACGTATGCGTTGCTCCCGGAAGTCGGGCTCCTCTGCCGCGAGGGCCGCCACGCAGCCGCGGTGGCGGAGTTGGAGTCTCGCACGGCGGAAGCGGACATGCTGGTGGGGCGGGATGCCCGCCGACTCAAGCTCCTCCGGGCCTTCGCCCTGGACTCCCTGGATCCGGCCACCCATGCGGCCGCCATTGACGCCGCGCTGAGCACGACACAGCCCACGCGCCCCGACGATTTCGACATGCTCTCGGCCCATTGGCCGGAGCTGCGGGCCTTCATGGAGCGCAAGGGTATCCCCGGCACGCGCGCCGCGTAG
- a CDS encoding GNAT family N-acetyltransferase — MSTRGDAAPLPHAMEVQGEGGFFVSDDAARIDLDVVHGYLTRSYWSPGISRSMVEQALRNSLVFGLYGADGIQVGFARVVTDRATFAYLCDVFILESHQGQGLGKRLMEAVMAHPDLQGLRRFLLATRDAHSLYARHGFTPLKSPERFMERHDPDVYRRK; from the coding sequence ATGAGCACCCGTGGTGATGCAGCACCGCTTCCTCACGCCATGGAGGTCCAGGGTGAGGGCGGTTTCTTCGTTTCGGACGACGCGGCCCGGATCGACCTGGACGTCGTTCACGGATACCTGACGCGCTCCTATTGGAGCCCGGGCATCTCCCGGTCGATGGTCGAGCAGGCCCTGCGAAACTCTCTTGTCTTCGGCTTGTATGGTGCGGACGGTATCCAGGTGGGCTTCGCGCGCGTCGTCACGGACCGCGCGACGTTCGCCTACCTCTGCGACGTGTTCATCCTGGAGTCACACCAGGGCCAGGGCTTGGGCAAGCGGTTGATGGAGGCCGTCATGGCGCACCCCGACCTCCAGGGACTGCGGCGCTTCCTCCTGGCGACGCGGGATGCGCACAGCCTGTACGCGCGGCATGGCTTCACCCCGCTGAAGAGCCCCGAGCGCTTCATGGAGCGCCACGACCCGGACGTCTATCGCCGGAAGTAG
- a CDS encoding class I SAM-dependent methyltransferase yields MGLGARWELFERFSFVQENVEPELLLLDVRARPELQVLWAALMARAHAVTEALDAAGADVAQQLRSGGLSPARFREQWEGLGFTEATGRASTAADDWLEGLLRISRITTGQDRPPFGQVNMASRAQRISDFLSTTSPGQRDTVYDLGCGNGKFAITVAASTFAQVKGVEYGQTYVESARRNGERFGLPNLEFIHADVRDVDLSDGTAFYLYFPFWGEVAHAVARMLGEVARARDITVYASGPRHDYGEHFLEQVSQGALCLAPQRQDFADVMVLRSAAFA; encoded by the coding sequence TTGGGCCTGGGCGCACGGTGGGAGCTCTTCGAGCGGTTCTCCTTCGTGCAGGAGAACGTGGAGCCCGAGCTGCTCCTTCTCGACGTCCGAGCGCGTCCGGAGCTCCAGGTGCTCTGGGCGGCGCTGATGGCGCGCGCGCACGCGGTCACCGAGGCGCTGGATGCGGCAGGCGCGGACGTCGCGCAGCAGCTCCGCTCGGGAGGCCTCTCTCCGGCGCGCTTCAGGGAACAGTGGGAGGGGCTTGGCTTCACCGAGGCCACGGGCCGCGCGAGCACGGCGGCGGATGACTGGCTTGAGGGCCTGCTGCGCATTTCACGTATCACCACGGGCCAGGACCGCCCCCCCTTCGGGCAAGTGAACATGGCCTCGCGGGCCCAGCGCATCTCCGACTTCCTGTCCACCACGAGCCCTGGGCAGCGCGACACCGTCTACGACCTCGGCTGCGGCAACGGGAAGTTCGCCATCACCGTGGCCGCGAGCACCTTCGCCCAGGTCAAGGGCGTGGAGTACGGACAGACGTACGTCGAGTCCGCGCGCCGCAATGGCGAGCGCTTCGGGCTGCCGAACCTGGAGTTCATCCACGCGGATGTCCGTGACGTGGACCTGTCGGATGGCACCGCGTTCTATCTGTACTTCCCCTTCTGGGGAGAGGTGGCGCACGCGGTCGCACGGATGCTGGGGGAGGTCGCGCGGGCTCGGGACATCACCGTGTACGCCTCGGGCCCGCGCCACGACTACGGCGAGCACTTCCTCGAGCAGGTGTCACAAGGAGCCCTGTGTCTGGCGCCGCAGCGCCAGGATTTCGCCGACGTGATGGTCCTGCGCAGCGCAGCCTTCGCCTGA
- a CDS encoding 50S ribosomal protein L11 methyltransferase, translating to MHRPRRPTAAQKGPSSTATPFEFPPDAAFTWHSESDEPAPTRLSAVDDGLSADTALKRVRRGEFLRYTGDFHNAKQLLGALGRRLERPSQARSPLEAFRAERRARQLEHATLSRVVVALDKSYRLGLARAPEVSEACRQVWGEPTADFTVVPLKQLLGMLGATEWRRKGLAVPGLKGQLHPHYGVYLPTRTDYVELLAAVADVKDKRVFDVGTGTGVLSFLLLQRGAASAQATDCDSRAVACARENAERLGLSQRFQVTESDLFPDGKADLVVCNPPWIPEPPKNRVDRAVFDEDSQFLRRFLEGLPAALTPGGEGLLILSDLAVLLGLRPPGWLEEQFARCGLTVSWRKSTPARHSKAKDTTDPLHAARSREITTLYGLVPAAR from the coding sequence ATGCACCGCCCACGCCGCCCCACCGCCGCCCAGAAGGGGCCGTCGTCCACCGCCACGCCCTTCGAGTTTCCCCCCGACGCCGCGTTCACCTGGCACTCGGAGAGTGATGAGCCCGCTCCCACGCGCCTGTCGGCCGTGGATGATGGGCTCAGCGCCGACACCGCGCTCAAGCGCGTCCGGCGGGGCGAGTTCCTGCGCTACACCGGAGACTTCCACAACGCGAAGCAGCTCCTCGGCGCGCTGGGTCGGCGCCTCGAGCGGCCGTCGCAAGCCCGCTCGCCGCTGGAGGCGTTCCGGGCCGAGCGCCGCGCGCGGCAGCTGGAACATGCGACGCTGTCGCGAGTCGTCGTCGCGCTCGACAAGAGCTACCGCCTGGGCCTCGCGAGAGCACCGGAGGTCTCCGAAGCGTGTCGACAGGTGTGGGGCGAGCCCACCGCGGACTTCACCGTCGTGCCGCTCAAGCAGTTGCTTGGCATGCTCGGGGCCACGGAGTGGCGGCGCAAGGGCCTGGCCGTCCCGGGGCTGAAGGGCCAGCTCCATCCGCACTACGGCGTCTACCTGCCCACGCGCACCGACTACGTGGAGCTGCTGGCCGCCGTGGCGGACGTGAAGGACAAGCGCGTGTTCGACGTGGGCACCGGCACCGGAGTGCTCTCCTTTCTCCTCCTGCAGCGAGGCGCGGCGTCCGCGCAGGCCACGGATTGCGACTCCCGCGCGGTGGCGTGCGCCCGGGAGAACGCGGAGCGACTCGGCCTCTCGCAGCGCTTCCAGGTCACGGAGTCGGACCTGTTTCCGGACGGAAAGGCGGACCTCGTCGTCTGCAACCCACCGTGGATTCCGGAGCCGCCCAAGAACCGGGTGGACCGAGCGGTGTTCGACGAGGACAGCCAGTTCCTGCGGCGCTTCCTCGAAGGACTCCCCGCCGCGCTCACCCCGGGGGGAGAGGGGCTGCTGATCCTGTCGGACCTCGCGGTGTTGCTGGGCTTGCGTCCGCCCGGGTGGCTGGAGGAGCAGTTCGCGCGCTGCGGCCTGACGGTGTCCTGGCGAAAGTCCACCCCGGCGCGGCACTCCAAGGCCAAGGACACGACGGACCCACTGCACGCCGCGCGCTCCCGGGAGATCACCACCCTCTACGGCCTCGTGCCCGCCGCCAGGTAG
- a CDS encoding metallophosphoesterase family protein: MRILTVDEKPLHEWWYLNAAPRGGTRAERLPLLCGWVDTLPPDVDAVIALSDLQGMAPHALRDGAAALLGEVLADELAMMGEAGDIPLASRTGILLAGDLFSSPGAEVRGASGDVRSVWSAFSASFRWVVGVAGNHDTFGRGQEQARFFHQPGRTLLDGEVVAPDGLSLGGVSYIIGRPDKLNRREQSAQLERIESVLLQEPEVLLLHEGPDVPGTNLRGNAVIREAVEPWSRLLVICGHCHWDVPLATLAGGTQVLNVDARAVLLRRAGT; the protein is encoded by the coding sequence ATGCGAATCCTGACCGTTGATGAGAAGCCCCTTCATGAATGGTGGTACCTGAACGCCGCGCCGCGAGGGGGGACGCGCGCTGAAAGACTGCCGTTGCTGTGCGGTTGGGTGGACACCCTTCCCCCGGACGTGGACGCGGTCATCGCGCTGTCGGACCTCCAGGGCATGGCACCCCATGCCCTGCGCGACGGGGCCGCGGCGCTGCTGGGCGAGGTCCTGGCGGATGAGCTGGCGATGATGGGCGAGGCGGGTGACATCCCTCTCGCGAGCCGCACTGGCATCCTCCTCGCGGGCGACCTCTTCTCCAGCCCCGGCGCGGAGGTGCGGGGGGCTTCGGGAGATGTGCGGAGCGTCTGGAGCGCCTTCTCCGCGTCCTTTCGCTGGGTCGTCGGCGTCGCGGGGAACCACGACACCTTCGGGCGTGGCCAGGAGCAAGCGCGCTTCTTCCACCAACCGGGGCGCACCCTGTTGGATGGCGAGGTCGTCGCGCCGGATGGGCTGTCATTGGGCGGGGTGAGCTACATCATCGGCCGGCCCGACAAGCTGAACCGGCGCGAGCAGTCCGCCCAACTGGAGCGAATCGAAAGCGTCCTCCTCCAGGAGCCCGAGGTGCTCCTCCTCCACGAAGGCCCGGACGTGCCTGGGACGAACCTGCGCGGCAACGCCGTCATCCGGGAGGCCGTGGAGCCCTGGAGCAGGCTCCTCGTCATCTGCGGTCACTGCCATTGGGACGTCCCGCTGGCCACGCTCGCGGGAGGCACGCAGGTCCTCAACGTCGATGCTCGCGCCGTGCTGCTCCGGCGTGCCGGCACCTGA
- a CDS encoding WD40/YVTN/BNR-like repeat-containing protein encodes MPSTTTATLRDVAVVSPTEAYVVGLRGTVLRWDGSQWSAAGSPTSLDLYALTLAEGGGWAVGEGGTLLSLASGTWSGYSPPLTAAPLTGIAAASSRSAMAAGKEGDQHYTFVWDGAQWTKLATGTPHPYTQMPDIFMVADGTAFAAKDSSVVRWTGTDWESLTTPTTTSLQAVWAASANEAFAVGSSGVVMRWRSTAGLVMDQLSPYPFLHGVWGSGSSDVWAVGSGGTILHWNGDDWTQVDSPTTKDLYGVSGSGPDDVWIVGAGGTILHGP; translated from the coding sequence ATGCCGAGCACGACCACGGCGACCCTGCGGGATGTGGCCGTCGTGTCCCCCACGGAGGCGTACGTCGTGGGACTCCGCGGCACCGTGCTGCGTTGGGACGGCAGCCAGTGGAGCGCCGCCGGTTCGCCGACGTCCCTGGATCTCTACGCGTTGACGCTCGCCGAGGGTGGAGGCTGGGCGGTGGGTGAAGGCGGGACACTCCTGTCCCTGGCGAGTGGCACGTGGTCTGGGTACAGCCCCCCGCTGACGGCGGCCCCGCTCACGGGCATCGCCGCGGCGTCATCGCGGAGCGCCATGGCGGCCGGCAAGGAGGGGGATCAGCACTACACGTTCGTCTGGGACGGCGCGCAGTGGACGAAGCTCGCCACGGGCACCCCCCACCCCTACACCCAGATGCCAGACATCTTCATGGTCGCGGACGGCACGGCCTTCGCCGCCAAGGACAGCTCGGTCGTGCGGTGGACGGGCACCGACTGGGAGTCGCTGACGACGCCCACCACGACGAGCCTCCAGGCTGTCTGGGCCGCTTCCGCCAACGAGGCCTTCGCCGTCGGCTCGTCGGGAGTGGTGATGCGGTGGAGGTCCACCGCCGGCCTCGTCATGGATCAGCTCTCGCCCTACCCCTTCCTCCACGGCGTCTGGGGGAGCGGCTCGAGCGACGTCTGGGCCGTCGGCTCGGGCGGGACGATCCTGCACTGGAACGGCGATGACTGGACGCAGGTGGACTCGCCTACGACGAAGGACCTGTACGGTGTTTCGGGCTCGGGCCCCGACGACGTCTGGATCGTCGGAGCCGGGGGCACCATCCTCCACGGTCCTTGA